The following proteins come from a genomic window of Terribacillus aidingensis:
- a CDS encoding LD-carboxypeptidase, whose product MMKASVWKKGDTIGIVSPAGPIKREELEQGIKIVESLGLHVKLGKHVFDKYGYLAGSDSDRAADLNDMFKDNEVKGIICSRGGYGSARIVEMLDYEAIKQNPKVLLGYSDITYLHTAIRQRTGLITFHGPMVASDMGESDFAKLSYDLLQQFFIPQDVVYTTAISPLEAIVHGRATGALVGGNLSLLTSTLGTPDEIDTKGKLLLLEDVSESPYKIDSMLNQLKLAGKLDQAAGILIGDFTDCEAKDPETSLSFDQVLVDYLTDLEKPVLKGFRIGHCNPNITVPLGTEATMDTKTKTLQVSAGVRA is encoded by the coding sequence ATGATGAAAGCATCTGTGTGGAAAAAAGGAGATACAATCGGGATTGTATCACCAGCAGGTCCGATTAAACGCGAGGAACTCGAGCAGGGGATCAAGATTGTGGAATCGTTAGGTCTGCATGTGAAGCTGGGGAAGCATGTGTTTGACAAATATGGCTATCTTGCGGGTTCTGACTCTGATCGAGCTGCTGATCTGAACGATATGTTCAAAGATAATGAAGTAAAAGGAATCATTTGCAGCAGAGGCGGCTATGGTTCTGCTCGGATTGTTGAAATGCTGGATTATGAAGCTATCAAACAAAACCCGAAAGTGCTGCTCGGATACAGTGATATAACGTATCTACATACAGCAATCAGACAGCGGACTGGACTGATTACTTTTCATGGTCCCATGGTAGCTTCCGACATGGGGGAATCTGACTTTGCCAAACTGAGTTATGATTTGCTCCAGCAATTCTTCATCCCACAGGATGTTGTTTATACAACAGCTATTTCTCCGCTGGAGGCTATCGTGCATGGAAGAGCTACAGGAGCATTAGTTGGCGGCAACCTATCCTTGCTGACGAGTACACTTGGTACACCAGATGAAATTGATACAAAGGGTAAGCTGCTTTTGTTAGAAGATGTTTCTGAATCGCCATATAAAATTGACAGTATGCTGAATCAGCTGAAGCTGGCAGGCAAGCTGGATCAGGCAGCAGGCATTCTTATTGGGGATTTCACGGATTGCGAAGCGAAGGATCCAGAAACGTCACTCTCCTTTGATCAAGTCCTTGTTGATTACCTGACGGACCTGGAAAAGCCTGTCCTTAAAGGGTTCCGTATCGGACATTGCAATCCGAATATCACAGTGCCGCTTGGAACAGAAGCAACGATGGATACAAAAACGAAAACCCTGCAGGTGAGTGCTGGGGTGAGAGCATGA
- a CDS encoding peptidoglycan DD-metalloendopeptidase family protein has product MKEKNSVSKSKWKRLFRKKWFFPALYLGISALLLTAVLWYQSGTNDPEQAEDDKGIFDSLNFNGDEEATPVAEQDEVVKAPVAEDAEATVVTKFYDHNADSEAQENALVLYDNKYYQSTGVDYAAADGGAFDVLAALSGTVTEVKEDALHGNVVQIEHKNGVVTYYASLEDVKVEAGQEVKQGDVLATAGQSLFAKDKATHLHFEVLNGDTPVNPESFFNQPVSKLQEAKAEAEAVQEDTADTAGQNEQTETEAPAEENADAEATPTDESGDTEETPDTSDEEKSPEQDEQPEDEATSSSSSAQT; this is encoded by the coding sequence ATGAAGGAAAAAAATAGCGTTTCAAAATCTAAGTGGAAACGTCTTTTCCGTAAAAAATGGTTTTTCCCAGCGTTGTATCTTGGTATTTCTGCTTTGCTTCTGACAGCCGTATTGTGGTACCAAAGCGGTACGAATGATCCGGAACAAGCAGAGGATGACAAAGGCATCTTCGACTCCCTGAATTTTAATGGAGATGAAGAAGCAACTCCTGTAGCAGAACAAGACGAAGTAGTGAAAGCTCCTGTAGCTGAAGACGCAGAAGCAACAGTCGTAACGAAATTCTATGACCACAATGCAGACAGCGAAGCCCAAGAGAATGCACTCGTACTCTACGACAACAAATACTATCAAAGCACCGGAGTGGATTACGCTGCAGCTGATGGCGGAGCATTCGATGTCCTTGCTGCACTGAGCGGGACAGTCACAGAAGTGAAGGAAGATGCCCTCCACGGAAACGTTGTTCAGATCGAGCATAAAAATGGTGTAGTAACGTATTATGCAAGTCTGGAAGATGTGAAAGTAGAAGCAGGCCAGGAAGTGAAACAAGGTGATGTGCTTGCAACAGCAGGACAGAGCCTATTTGCAAAAGATAAAGCGACACATTTGCACTTTGAAGTGCTTAACGGCGATACACCTGTAAACCCGGAAAGCTTTTTCAATCAGCCTGTAAGCAAATTGCAGGAAGCAAAAGCTGAAGCAGAAGCAGTACAGGAAGATACAGCTGACACAGCTGGTCAGAATGAACAGACTGAGACTGAAGCTCCAGCGGAAGAAAATGCAGATGCTGAAGCAACTCCAACAGATGAATCAGGTGATACAGAAGAAACGCCTGATACATCTGATGAAGAAAAATCTCCAGAACAAGATGAGCAGCCAGAGGACGAAGCAACGTCTTCCTCTTCTTCAGCCCAAACTTGA
- a CDS encoding AimR family lysis-lysogeny pheromone receptor has product MNQSSLRKEATDLGKLSAATSRMTDLWSFIQLVETSHDVKQVTDLTANFCVHSASADVQLAAMDFLGMNFYEEELQLLIQKNKQSLHRRNRSYAHLYELINQYQVYKLPGNEFERQISRHQADFPEAKALILFGRIYQHFQCHDYHAIAYYLDELQETIILIKDYFLRIMMTVRMDKLLFQYHWKRNELIIARKHSRNILQHTYLPGQRAVQHYKMGLTFLFDDKIASFSHLAEGSKMAKQYSITCLAQLLDRQVLPIVAAHFGILHTYLTDDPHALAYIEFQLGEVENARKRYPKWKPEKQTAFYKYFYGLIHQNKDYLVASYHLFIRRHKDFYFSRLPMYAIQKIDNDRPSTS; this is encoded by the coding sequence TTGAATCAATCCAGTTTGCGTAAGGAAGCGACTGACTTGGGCAAGCTCTCGGCAGCAACAAGCCGGATGACAGATCTTTGGTCCTTCATTCAGCTAGTAGAGACAAGTCATGATGTGAAGCAGGTAACAGACCTGACTGCGAATTTCTGTGTACATTCCGCATCTGCCGATGTTCAGTTGGCAGCAATGGATTTCCTTGGTATGAACTTTTATGAAGAAGAGCTTCAGCTGCTGATACAAAAGAATAAGCAATCATTGCACCGGCGGAACAGGTCATATGCCCACTTATATGAACTAATAAATCAGTACCAGGTGTACAAGCTGCCAGGTAATGAGTTTGAAAGGCAGATAAGCCGCCATCAAGCGGATTTTCCAGAGGCGAAGGCTTTGATTCTGTTCGGCAGGATCTACCAGCATTTCCAATGCCACGATTATCATGCCATTGCATATTATCTGGATGAATTACAGGAGACGATTATCCTTATCAAAGATTATTTCCTGCGCATCATGATGACTGTACGAATGGACAAGCTGCTGTTCCAATATCATTGGAAACGGAACGAATTGATCATTGCCCGGAAACATAGCAGGAACATTCTCCAACATACATATCTGCCAGGCCAGCGAGCCGTACAGCATTACAAGATGGGTTTGACCTTCCTTTTCGATGACAAGATTGCAAGCTTTTCTCATCTTGCTGAAGGGAGCAAGATGGCAAAGCAATACAGCATCACTTGTCTGGCACAATTACTTGACCGGCAAGTGCTGCCGATCGTAGCAGCCCACTTTGGGATTTTGCATACGTATTTGACAGATGACCCGCATGCACTTGCATATATCGAGTTTCAGCTTGGCGAAGTGGAAAATGCAAGAAAGCGCTATCCTAAGTGGAAGCCTGAAAAACAGACAGCTTTTTATAAATACTTCTATGGACTCATCCACCAGAATAAGGATTATCTAGTGGCATCCTATCACCTATTCATCCGCAGACATAAAGACTTCTATTTTTCCCGTTTACCTATGTACGCAATCCAGAAAATAGATAACGACAGACCCTCCACTAGCTGA
- the fabZ gene encoding 3-hydroxyacyl-ACP dehydratase FabZ translates to MYDVQQIKEIIPHRYPFLLVDQITEIEEGKRAVGKKNVTINEPFFQGHFPDYPVMPGVLILEALAQTGAFAMLMKEENKGKIGFLAGVDKCRFKRQVKPGDTLKLEVEIVRLKGPIGKGKATATVDGELACEAEITFAIK, encoded by the coding sequence ATGTATGATGTTCAACAAATCAAAGAAATAATCCCGCATCGCTATCCTTTCTTGCTTGTGGATCAAATAACTGAAATCGAAGAAGGCAAACGCGCTGTCGGCAAGAAGAATGTAACAATCAATGAACCATTCTTCCAAGGACATTTTCCTGATTATCCGGTAATGCCAGGTGTCTTGATCCTTGAAGCTCTTGCACAGACAGGTGCATTTGCGATGCTGATGAAGGAAGAAAACAAAGGAAAAATCGGCTTCCTTGCCGGCGTCGATAAATGCCGCTTCAAACGCCAGGTGAAACCAGGTGATACATTGAAGCTGGAAGTAGAGATTGTCCGTTTGAAAGGACCAATCGGTAAAGGAAAAGCAACAGCAACTGTTGATGGAGAGCTTGCTTGCGAAGCTGAAATCACTTTTGCAATCAAATAA
- a CDS encoding lmo0937 family membrane protein, with translation MLNLLLWIGIIVVAFWLIGVIFNILGGIIHIFLIIAVILFVIYAIRKSRGRK, from the coding sequence TTGCTTAATCTTTTATTATGGATCGGCATCATCGTAGTCGCGTTCTGGCTTATTGGTGTCATTTTCAATATCCTCGGAGGAATCATTCACATTTTCCTTATCATTGCTGTGATCCTGTTCGTTATTTATGCAATCAGGAAAAGCAGGGGAAGGAAATAG
- the spoIIID gene encoding sporulation transcriptional regulator SpoIIID: MHDYIKERTVRIGKHIVETKKTVRVIAKEFGVSKSTVHKDLTERLPEINPDLANEVKEILDYHKAIRHLRGGEATKLKYKLETNTDAPA; the protein is encoded by the coding sequence GTGCATGATTATATCAAAGAGCGCACGGTGCGCATAGGTAAGCACATTGTGGAAACGAAGAAGACAGTTCGCGTGATTGCAAAGGAATTCGGTGTATCCAAGAGTACTGTGCATAAAGATCTGACAGAGAGACTGCCGGAGATCAATCCGGATTTGGCCAATGAAGTGAAGGAGATCCTTGATTATCACAAAGCTATCCGTCATCTAAGGGGCGGGGAGGCTACCAAATTGAAGTATAAGCTGGAAACAAATACCGACGCTCCTGCCTAA
- a CDS encoding flagellar hook-basal body protein — MLKGLYTAASGMLAQQRRQEVLSNNLANANTNGYKADQGQLRAFPEMLLKSMESKPTSADNSRYVTTSKEIGSINSGVYVQETIPNFVQGDLRETGISTDTALVDGAYPDENGSVFFNLQTADGEAYTRNGNFTIDAEGFLTNDQGSYVLDTAGNPIQTNNQTYTMSADGSMQFTDGRNIQLGLTYVQDANLLDKQGENVYTASEEAQAADARATAGVTYNIVQGAVEGSNVDLQQTMADMMQAYRTFETNQKVLTAYDDSLGKAVNEVGKL, encoded by the coding sequence TTGCTTAAAGGATTATATACAGCTGCATCCGGTATGCTCGCCCAGCAGCGCAGACAGGAAGTACTGTCTAATAACTTAGCTAATGCGAATACAAATGGATATAAAGCAGATCAAGGGCAGCTGCGGGCTTTTCCGGAGATGCTTTTGAAATCGATGGAGAGCAAGCCGACATCAGCGGATAACTCCCGCTATGTTACGACTTCCAAGGAAATCGGCAGTATCAATTCCGGCGTGTATGTGCAAGAGACGATTCCGAACTTTGTCCAAGGAGATTTACGGGAAACAGGTATCAGTACAGATACGGCTCTAGTGGACGGAGCGTACCCGGATGAAAATGGCTCTGTATTCTTCAATCTGCAGACAGCTGATGGTGAAGCGTATACTCGTAATGGCAATTTTACCATTGATGCAGAAGGTTTTCTGACGAATGATCAAGGCAGTTATGTTCTTGATACAGCAGGCAACCCGATTCAGACAAATAATCAAACATATACGATGTCAGCCGATGGTTCTATGCAATTCACCGACGGCAGGAATATCCAGCTCGGCCTGACATACGTACAGGATGCAAATTTGCTGGACAAGCAGGGTGAGAACGTATATACCGCAAGCGAAGAAGCTCAGGCAGCAGATGCCCGGGCAACTGCTGGAGTGACATATAATATCGTCCAGGGTGCAGTAGAAGGCTCGAATGTCGATTTGCAGCAGACAATGGCAGACATGATGCAGGCATACCGGACGTTTGAAACGAACCAAAAAGTACTGACAGCATATGATGATAGCCTTGGAAAAGCAGTCAATGAAGTCGGGAAGCTGTAA
- a CDS encoding C40 family peptidase: protein MKESVIAVSVANLWTNPASSRQVDTPIVSNPSNPSRWVHDLSHADRLELHENNLLQSQVLFGTTVWEVERKGDWVKVVIPSQSTPKDEQGYPGWIPARQLADPLPKSDHMVEVRAKQAALQVEGSGKIVQLSFLTKLPFIEESGTAFTVLTPLGRGRLSKAQSSIWTFHEEDGEALITYAEQFIGLDYLWGGMSSWGYDCSGFAYNMHLASGYVIPRDASAQALEGKAISLDQAEPGDLLFFAYDGGKGRIHHVGFYYGNGKMLHAPKTGRQIEILNLAGTVYETELCAVRRYWS from the coding sequence ATGAAAGAAAGTGTGATTGCTGTTTCCGTCGCTAATCTGTGGACAAATCCTGCCTCCTCCAGACAAGTGGATACACCGATTGTTTCTAATCCGTCTAATCCGTCACGCTGGGTGCATGACCTTTCTCACGCCGATAGATTGGAGCTTCATGAAAACAATTTGCTTCAATCACAAGTGCTATTCGGCACAACAGTATGGGAAGTGGAGCGGAAGGGTGACTGGGTCAAAGTGGTGATACCCTCCCAGTCCACACCAAAAGATGAACAAGGATATCCCGGATGGATTCCCGCTCGTCAGCTTGCAGATCCGCTGCCAAAATCAGATCATATGGTTGAAGTACGAGCGAAGCAGGCTGCTCTGCAAGTAGAGGGTTCCGGCAAGATAGTTCAACTCAGTTTTTTGACAAAGCTGCCATTTATTGAAGAGTCGGGAACAGCCTTTACCGTTCTGACACCGCTCGGTCGGGGGCGACTTTCCAAGGCCCAAAGCAGTATCTGGACTTTTCATGAGGAAGACGGTGAGGCACTGATCACGTATGCGGAACAATTCATTGGGCTGGACTATCTATGGGGCGGAATGAGCAGCTGGGGCTACGACTGCTCCGGATTTGCTTACAATATGCATCTTGCGAGCGGTTATGTCATTCCGCGGGATGCGAGTGCACAGGCTTTGGAGGGAAAAGCCATTAGTTTGGATCAAGCAGAACCGGGGGATTTGCTGTTCTTCGCTTATGATGGTGGAAAGGGACGTATTCACCATGTTGGTTTCTATTATGGAAACGGAAAAATGCTGCATGCCCCGAAAACAGGAAGACAAATTGAAATACTGAATTTGGCGGGCACAGTATATGAAACAGAGCTTTGTGCCGTCAGAAGATATTGGAGCTGA
- the spoIID gene encoding stage II sporulation protein D, which translates to MQNKKPSTKRRLKSHIVISILIVCLFTVIVALPTLIVVPFIDPGGMERTATAMEQEKEIKETASVAVEVSRTASNTVETVPLETYVTRVVASEMPADFELEALKAQAVAARTYVVRYMEDHQAEKPEAIEVSDSTSDQVYKNEDELRQAWGRDYEEKMTKLTEAAEGTSGEIITYDGEPITPSFFSTSNGYTENAENYWENPLPYLKSVESPWDKQSPKFEDQKVIEIEEAEKLLGVEIDPNTPPGELKRNSSQRVAEVAIGGKQFTGREIREKLGLKSTDFTLSMKDDHLIFQTKGYGHGVGMSQYGANGMAAEGKSYKDILTYYYKDTEINKLPAEGAKLVSK; encoded by the coding sequence ATGCAAAATAAGAAACCAAGCACAAAGCGACGTCTCAAGTCCCACATAGTCATCAGCATCTTGATCGTCTGTTTATTCACTGTCATCGTGGCGCTCCCTACATTGATTGTAGTACCATTTATAGACCCCGGCGGAATGGAGAGGACGGCAACAGCAATGGAACAAGAAAAAGAGATCAAGGAAACAGCCAGTGTAGCAGTGGAAGTAAGCCGTACAGCAAGCAATACAGTTGAAACGGTTCCGCTTGAGACGTACGTGACACGTGTAGTCGCTTCTGAGATGCCCGCCGACTTCGAACTGGAAGCACTCAAGGCGCAAGCGGTCGCAGCTCGGACTTACGTGGTACGTTATATGGAAGATCATCAAGCAGAGAAACCGGAAGCGATTGAGGTATCGGATTCTACCAGCGACCAAGTATACAAGAATGAAGACGAGCTCCGCCAGGCATGGGGCAGGGATTATGAAGAAAAAATGACGAAGCTGACAGAGGCGGCGGAAGGAACAAGCGGGGAGATTATCACATATGACGGTGAACCGATTACGCCTTCCTTTTTCTCCACAAGCAATGGATACACGGAAAATGCGGAGAACTATTGGGAAAATCCGCTGCCATATTTGAAATCAGTTGAAAGTCCATGGGATAAGCAGTCACCGAAATTTGAAGATCAGAAAGTAATTGAAATCGAGGAAGCAGAGAAGCTGCTTGGTGTCGAAATTGATCCGAATACCCCCCCAGGTGAGCTGAAACGCAACAGCAGTCAGCGCGTAGCCGAAGTGGCAATTGGAGGCAAGCAGTTCACAGGCAGGGAAATTCGCGAAAAACTAGGACTCAAATCGACAGATTTCACGTTATCAATGAAGGATGATCATCTCATCTTTCAAACAAAGGGGTATGGTCATGGCGTCGGGATGAGTCAATATGGTGCGAATGGCATGGCTGCAGAAGGCAAATCGTATAAGGATATCCTGACGTACTATTATAAAGATACGGAGATTAATAAACTGCCGGCAGAAGGCGCCAAGCTCGTGTCCAAGTAA
- a CDS encoding dipeptide epimerase, with product MKVARIDVYQSAVPLKKAFKTALRTVTVAESIVVKVTTDDGVIGWGEAPPTHVITGDSLASIRYAVEAIIKPAIIGMSLLERDALFHQLQQCLVGNTSAKAAVDMALHDCIAQYAGIPLYQLLGGARDTLETDYTVSVNTPSEMASDAAGYVKDGFRTLKIKVGKDDIETDIKRLQAIREAVGSSITLRLDANQGWDRKTAVRAISRMEDMDLAIELVEQPTAAADLKGLQYVTANVQTPVMADESLFSPQDALALLEMRAADLLNIKLMKAGGIQPALDIARIARSYGVECMVGCMIESRIGISAAAHLAASQQHITRVDFDAPLMLREDIVTGGVRYEGSRLLLNASPGLGILAVDVQGEKVL from the coding sequence ATGAAGGTTGCTCGAATAGATGTATACCAATCTGCAGTTCCTTTGAAAAAAGCCTTCAAGACAGCGCTGCGAACGGTGACAGTAGCAGAGAGCATCGTTGTAAAAGTGACAACTGATGATGGTGTGATTGGCTGGGGGGAAGCTCCGCCGACGCATGTGATAACGGGAGACAGCCTGGCAAGCATTCGTTATGCTGTTGAAGCCATCATCAAACCTGCCATCATCGGCATGTCATTGCTGGAACGAGACGCATTATTTCATCAGCTGCAGCAATGCCTCGTCGGCAACACAAGCGCCAAAGCAGCTGTAGATATGGCATTGCATGACTGTATTGCACAGTATGCAGGTATTCCGCTGTATCAGCTGCTGGGCGGCGCTCGTGATACATTGGAAACCGACTACACAGTCAGCGTCAATACACCATCGGAAATGGCGTCAGACGCTGCAGGCTATGTAAAGGACGGTTTCCGGACCTTGAAAATAAAAGTCGGCAAGGATGATATCGAAACGGATATAAAAAGACTTCAAGCAATTCGGGAGGCAGTAGGCAGCAGTATCACGCTTCGTCTTGATGCAAACCAAGGGTGGGATAGGAAAACCGCAGTCCGTGCCATCAGCAGGATGGAGGATATGGATCTTGCTATCGAACTTGTGGAACAGCCCACAGCTGCTGCAGATTTGAAGGGATTACAGTATGTAACAGCAAATGTCCAGACACCAGTCATGGCTGATGAAAGCTTATTTTCTCCGCAGGATGCCCTTGCACTGCTGGAAATGCGTGCGGCTGACTTGCTCAATATCAAATTGATGAAAGCGGGCGGCATTCAGCCTGCCCTGGATATCGCCCGTATAGCTCGCTCTTATGGTGTAGAATGCATGGTCGGCTGTATGATCGAATCCCGAATCGGTATCAGTGCAGCAGCGCATCTGGCTGCCAGTCAGCAGCATATTACACGGGTCGATTTTGATGCACCGCTCATGCTCCGGGAGGATATCGTTACAGGCGGTGTCCGATATGAAGGTAGCAGACTGCTGCTCAATGCATCGCCAGGGCTCGGTATCCTGGCAGTGGATGTCCAAGGAGAAAAGGTATTATGA
- a CDS encoding flagellar hook-basal body protein produces the protein MSRMMTQAAVTMGQLQQRLDLIANNMANTNTSGYKAQTSNFSSLLYQQMYNPPNDEANTTSRSTSDGIRIGSGAYMSSTNPLMTMGTIQTTDRNLDAALLNDNQYFTITGENGQQLYTRAGNFYLQPQQDGTVALTTAEGNLVNGVDGPIALRSDFDSITINDRGEIVVERNGVNAVEANLQITAIDNPRVLTRTGDTAFELADPALAQALNEGEGELQAGSLEGSNVDLSEQMTAMVNTQRAYQFNARSISMSDQMSGLINQIR, from the coding sequence ATGAGCAGGATGATGACACAGGCTGCCGTAACAATGGGGCAGCTGCAGCAGCGATTGGATTTGATCGCGAATAATATGGCGAATACAAATACATCAGGCTATAAAGCACAGACCTCTAATTTCTCTTCCTTGCTTTATCAGCAGATGTATAACCCGCCGAATGATGAGGCGAATACGACAAGCCGAAGCACAAGTGACGGCATCCGGATCGGCTCTGGAGCATACATGAGCAGTACAAACCCGCTCATGACGATGGGAACGATCCAGACAACGGATCGCAATCTGGATGCAGCACTTTTGAATGACAACCAATACTTCACGATTACAGGCGAAAACGGACAGCAGCTCTATACACGTGCCGGGAATTTCTACCTTCAGCCGCAGCAGGACGGCACAGTTGCTTTGACGACAGCAGAAGGAAACTTGGTGAACGGTGTCGATGGACCTATTGCATTACGTTCTGATTTTGATAGTATTACAATCAATGACCGCGGAGAAATCGTTGTAGAGCGTAATGGAGTAAATGCTGTGGAAGCAAACCTTCAGATTACAGCCATCGATAATCCACGCGTCCTGACACGTACAGGTGATACTGCCTTTGAGCTTGCTGACCCTGCGCTTGCCCAAGCGCTTAATGAGGGAGAAGGCGAATTGCAGGCAGGCAGCCTGGAAGGGTCAAACGTTGATCTTAGTGAACAGATGACTGCAATGGTAAATACACAGCGCGCTTATCAGTTCAATGCACGCTCCATTTCCATGAGTGATCAGATGAGCGGTCTCATTAACCAGATTAGATAA
- a CDS encoding DNA-directed RNA polymerase subunit beta codes for MPSNASKLQTKEQHDKKKQAEGEKAPKKQRRRLFPIWLRLLVVPIILIVFLLLGLLFGYGVLGDGNALDVLKRDTWTHIYDLINQKS; via the coding sequence ATGCCGAGTAATGCATCCAAACTCCAGACAAAAGAACAACATGATAAAAAGAAGCAGGCAGAAGGAGAAAAGGCGCCGAAAAAACAGCGGAGAAGATTATTTCCGATTTGGCTTCGCTTGCTTGTAGTGCCGATTATCCTGATCGTCTTCCTGCTGCTTGGTTTGCTGTTCGGCTACGGCGTACTGGGTGATGGCAACGCGCTGGACGTCCTCAAACGAGATACATGGACACACATATATGACTTGATCAACCAGAAGTCATAA
- a CDS encoding competence protein ComK, translating to MQIEKREQYIITRNTIAVFRLRDPVYQSRVLEADKEIWVEQSPLTIIDHSCMQYGSSYEGRVHAIGRLLRTDKKVPIPVHPAHGVFMLPTSSPTNTHCVWLSFYHIQSFKETKSRTRVSFYNGTALFVETSERSFDQQYKRTGTVIALLNNEHFFMGQSLS from the coding sequence ATGCAAATAGAAAAAAGGGAACAGTACATCATCACCCGCAATACCATTGCTGTCTTTCGTTTGCGCGATCCAGTGTACCAATCCCGTGTTCTTGAAGCCGATAAAGAAATATGGGTGGAACAATCACCTCTTACGATCATTGATCATAGCTGCATGCAGTACGGATCCTCTTATGAGGGCAGAGTACATGCAATTGGCAGACTGCTGCGGACGGACAAGAAGGTGCCTATTCCAGTGCATCCGGCCCATGGCGTTTTTATGCTCCCGACTTCCTCACCTACGAACACCCATTGCGTCTGGCTGTCCTTCTATCATATTCAATCCTTTAAAGAAACAAAAAGCCGCACCCGAGTCAGCTTCTATAATGGTACTGCTTTGTTTGTAGAAACGTCAGAGCGTTCCTTCGACCAGCAGTATAAAAGGACAGGTACTGTCATTGCCTTACTTAATAATGAACATTTCTTCATGGGGCAAAGCTTATCCTGA
- a CDS encoding rod shape-determining protein, which yields MLARDIGIDLGTANVLIHVKGKGIVLNEPSVVAMDRITGNVLEVGEEARRMVGRTPGNIEAIRPLKDGVIADFDVTEAMLRYFINKINVKGFLSKPRMLICCPTNITKVEQKAIREAAEKSGGKKVYLEEEPKIAAIGAGMDIFQPSGNMVVDIGGGTTDVAVLSMGDIVTAQSIRMAGDKFDSEILQYIKRKYKLLIGERTAENIKIEIATVFEGARQESIDIRGRDMVSGLPRTITVHSQEIEEALRESVAMIVQAARTVLEQTPPELSADIIDRGIILTGGGALLHGIDQLLAEQLKVPVFIAEDPMDCVAKGTGIMLENIDKLEKRKVV from the coding sequence ATATTGGCACGAGATATAGGAATTGACCTCGGTACGGCAAACGTACTAATACATGTAAAAGGAAAAGGTATCGTTCTGAATGAACCATCCGTTGTCGCGATGGACAGAATTACAGGCAATGTACTTGAAGTCGGGGAAGAAGCACGACGCATGGTAGGCAGAACACCTGGAAATATTGAGGCGATTCGTCCGTTGAAAGACGGCGTAATCGCTGATTTTGATGTAACTGAAGCGATGCTCCGCTATTTCATCAACAAGATCAATGTAAAAGGTTTTCTATCTAAACCGCGAATGCTGATTTGCTGCCCAACTAATATCACGAAAGTGGAACAAAAAGCAATCAGGGAAGCTGCGGAGAAATCCGGCGGTAAGAAAGTATACTTGGAGGAAGAACCGAAAATTGCAGCTATCGGTGCAGGAATGGATATCTTCCAGCCGAGCGGTAATATGGTCGTCGATATCGGCGGCGGCACAACAGATGTTGCTGTTCTTTCCATGGGTGACATCGTGACAGCACAGTCCATTCGGATGGCTGGGGATAAGTTCGATTCAGAAATCCTGCAGTATATCAAACGTAAATACAAGCTATTGATCGGTGAACGTACAGCCGAAAATATCAAAATTGAAATTGCGACAGTATTTGAAGGCGCACGTCAGGAATCGATTGATATCCGCGGCCGGGACATGGTAAGCGGTCTTCCGCGTACGATCACTGTACATTCGCAAGAAATAGAAGAAGCACTGCGTGAGTCAGTTGCCATGATTGTACAAGCGGCGCGTACTGTACTGGAACAGACACCTCCTGAGCTGTCTGCAGACATCATCGACCGCGGTATTATCCTGACTGGCGGTGGAGCACTGCTTCACGGTATTGACCAGCTGCTTGCTGAACAATTGAAGGTTCCTGTATTCATTGCGGAAGATCCGATGGATTGTGTAGCAAAAGGTACTGGCATCATGCTTGAAAACATCGACAAACTGGAAAAACGTAAAGTAGTATGA